A genomic window from Luteolibacter sp. LG18 includes:
- a CDS encoding Ig-like domain-containing protein — protein MNLRFLPPLAVAIATLSGVARAQSVSFTGTYSQNFDSMGTAGTTRPTGWTTWIAPSGTNATWTSSITASSLSATGTTASALTVSNAPSGVSNNSGYNAQGASSSDRVFATSPTSISGVASQLSLTNGTGGAVSSISVAYDTRRYTVAGTVNELPGYWLFYSLDNGTTWTNVSALNPTVSGSSGVVVPNTTGVTSVAATTVSLSANWAAGSTLLLRWVDDNATQTSPDQIIGLDNVVISGGQPAPTVSLTAPTNGDTVAIPAPVNLVASAADANGTVAKVEFYQGATKLGEATSSPFQYSWTGMISGSYSLTAKATDNDGASTTSTAVNITVTNPSNVAPTVALTSHTDGQKIPASSLTLTASASDTDGVISKVEFYNGATKLGESTTAPYTLTLPGIAVGNYTLTAKATDNDGGITTSTVVNVIATAYTDNAALARGATWKYLDDGTDQGTAWAATAFDDSAWASGAARLGYGDTQVTLLRQGPSGMTSSTKYITYYFRKTFTVADVSKVIGLSATLQRDDGAVIYINGVEVARSNMPSGAINYLTNSSTIVDSTDETTFFPLTMPFGSLVTGTNTIAVEIHQRDNTSSDLGFDMDLNVITEGGNAKPVVQLTSPANGSTSFLGNPVQITADASDSDGTITKVEFYNGATKLGQATSAPWQYTWNGVTAGTYSLTAVATDDLGGTGTSSAVSITVSTGPSGTLQRGPYLNMANQNSIVVRWRSSQSVIGRVRYGLTPDALTLSTDEASAKTDHEIRLTGLTPYTRYYYSVGSSQDALTPESAETTSFKPTGSPLPTAADYTFRTSPVPGTAVDTRIWVVGDCGRGTQIQANGREAYYTFAGSRVPDLNLQLGDNAYNSGTDTEYQTGYFNMYADYFRKMPQWSTLGNHDANNGSTSTTANFPYFDMFTFPKAAECGGVASGTEHYYSFDYGNVHMICLDSQASDTTVDNAATTGVNEDGPMAAWLRQDLASTTATWIIAFWHHPPYSKGSHDSDSETQMVNMRTRFNPILEQGGVDLVFVGHSHNYERSFLIDGHYGTSGTITSGMKKNAGNGSVTGITTGASGVIRQAPNFTATATTAGTVIPGDGAYVKPLTGPRDHFGTVYNTAGMSGLADAGSINHAAMYISYNTVGTVNIDVNGTTLKATYVQSGGATPDNFTIIKKGAADTDGDGIPDEYELANGLNRYSDDASSTKDADGVSNFLQFAFGLNASVTGDTTPIDVNVGSHSLTKRGMPATWYQATNNGTDFRVLFVRRKTYQDEGLVYTPQFSGDLTTWTDSTATPTVVADGGDVEAVSIRYPLFVGGKKARFFRVKVSTSH, from the coding sequence ATGAACCTCCGATTCCTCCCACCGCTGGCGGTCGCCATCGCCACGCTGTCCGGTGTGGCGCGCGCCCAGTCCGTCAGCTTCACCGGCACGTATTCCCAGAACTTCGATTCGATGGGAACGGCCGGCACCACCCGCCCTACCGGGTGGACCACTTGGATCGCTCCTTCTGGAACGAATGCCACCTGGACATCCAGCATCACCGCGAGTTCCCTCTCCGCCACCGGCACCACCGCCAGCGCGCTCACGGTGAGCAATGCCCCATCGGGAGTCTCAAACAACAGTGGCTACAACGCGCAAGGCGCGTCGTCCTCCGACCGGGTGTTCGCGACTTCCCCGACCAGCATTTCGGGGGTGGCGTCGCAGCTCTCCCTGACCAACGGCACCGGCGGCGCGGTTTCCAGCATTTCGGTGGCCTACGATACCCGGCGCTACACGGTCGCTGGAACGGTCAACGAATTGCCCGGTTACTGGTTGTTCTACAGCCTCGACAACGGCACCACCTGGACCAACGTCTCCGCGCTGAACCCCACGGTTTCCGGCTCCTCCGGCGTGGTGGTGCCGAACACGACGGGCGTGACCTCCGTGGCGGCCACGACGGTGAGCCTTTCGGCCAACTGGGCCGCCGGTTCCACGCTTTTGCTGCGCTGGGTGGATGACAACGCCACTCAGACTTCCCCGGACCAGATCATCGGCCTCGACAACGTGGTGATCAGCGGCGGGCAACCAGCCCCGACCGTCAGCCTGACCGCTCCGACGAACGGAGACACCGTGGCCATCCCCGCACCGGTGAATCTCGTGGCCAGCGCCGCCGACGCGAACGGCACCGTTGCCAAGGTGGAATTCTACCAAGGCGCCACCAAGCTGGGTGAGGCCACCTCGTCGCCGTTCCAATACTCGTGGACCGGCATGATCTCCGGCTCCTATTCGCTCACGGCGAAGGCCACGGACAACGACGGCGCGTCCACCACCTCCACGGCGGTGAACATCACGGTGACGAATCCTTCGAACGTCGCTCCCACGGTGGCGCTGACCTCGCACACGGACGGCCAGAAGATTCCCGCGTCGTCGCTGACACTCACAGCCTCCGCCTCGGACACCGATGGCGTGATCTCGAAGGTCGAGTTTTACAACGGCGCGACCAAGCTCGGTGAAAGCACCACCGCGCCCTACACCCTCACGCTGCCCGGCATCGCCGTGGGTAACTACACCCTCACCGCGAAGGCGACCGACAACGACGGCGGCATCACCACCTCCACCGTGGTGAACGTCATCGCCACCGCCTACACCGACAACGCCGCGCTCGCCCGCGGTGCGACGTGGAAGTACCTCGATGACGGCACCGACCAAGGCACCGCCTGGGCGGCTACGGCGTTCGATGACAGCGCCTGGGCTTCCGGTGCGGCCCGTCTCGGATACGGGGACACGCAGGTGACGCTGCTCCGCCAGGGGCCGTCCGGCATGACCAGCAGCACGAAGTACATCACCTACTACTTCCGCAAGACCTTCACCGTCGCGGACGTGTCGAAGGTGATCGGCCTTTCGGCCACGCTCCAGCGGGATGATGGCGCGGTGATTTACATCAATGGCGTGGAGGTTGCCCGCAGCAACATGCCTTCCGGGGCAATCAACTATCTCACCAATTCCTCGACGATCGTCGACAGCACGGATGAGACCACCTTCTTCCCGCTCACGATGCCGTTCGGTTCGCTGGTGACCGGGACCAATACCATCGCCGTGGAAATCCACCAGCGGGACAACACCAGCTCGGACCTCGGGTTCGACATGGACCTGAACGTGATCACCGAAGGCGGCAATGCCAAGCCGGTGGTGCAGCTCACGTCCCCGGCCAATGGCAGCACGTCGTTCCTCGGCAATCCGGTGCAGATCACCGCGGACGCCAGCGACAGCGACGGCACGATCACCAAGGTGGAGTTCTACAACGGTGCGACGAAGCTTGGCCAGGCGACCAGTGCCCCGTGGCAATACACGTGGAACGGCGTCACCGCCGGCACCTACAGCCTCACCGCGGTCGCCACGGACGATCTTGGCGGCACCGGCACCTCGTCCGCGGTAAGCATCACCGTCAGCACCGGTCCGTCCGGCACGCTCCAGCGCGGGCCGTATCTGAACATGGCGAACCAGAACAGCATCGTCGTCCGCTGGCGCAGCAGCCAGTCCGTGATCGGCCGTGTCCGCTACGGCCTTACCCCGGATGCGCTCACGCTGAGCACCGATGAAGCCAGCGCGAAGACGGACCACGAGATCCGCCTCACCGGCCTCACGCCCTACACCCGCTACTACTACAGCGTCGGTTCGTCGCAGGACGCCCTCACGCCGGAATCCGCGGAAACGACATCCTTCAAGCCGACCGGCTCTCCTTTGCCAACCGCGGCCGACTACACCTTCCGTACCTCGCCGGTTCCCGGCACGGCGGTGGACACCCGCATCTGGGTGGTCGGCGACTGCGGCCGCGGCACCCAGATCCAGGCGAACGGTCGCGAGGCCTACTACACCTTCGCCGGTTCCCGCGTCCCGGACCTGAACCTCCAGCTCGGCGACAACGCCTACAACAGCGGCACCGACACTGAATACCAGACCGGCTACTTCAACATGTATGCCGACTACTTCCGGAAGATGCCGCAGTGGAGCACGCTCGGGAACCACGACGCGAACAACGGTTCCACCAGCACCACGGCGAACTTCCCTTACTTCGACATGTTCACCTTCCCGAAGGCGGCGGAGTGCGGCGGCGTGGCGTCCGGCACGGAGCACTACTACAGCTTCGACTACGGCAACGTGCACATGATCTGCCTGGACTCCCAGGCCAGCGACACCACCGTGGACAACGCCGCCACCACCGGCGTGAACGAGGACGGCCCGATGGCCGCCTGGCTGCGCCAGGACCTCGCCAGCACCACCGCCACCTGGATCATCGCCTTCTGGCACCATCCGCCGTATTCGAAGGGCAGCCACGATTCGGACAGCGAGACGCAGATGGTGAACATGCGCACGCGCTTCAATCCGATCCTCGAGCAGGGCGGGGTGGACCTTGTGTTCGTCGGCCACAGCCACAACTACGAGCGCAGCTTCCTCATCGACGGCCACTACGGTACCAGCGGCACGATCACCAGCGGCATGAAGAAGAACGCCGGCAACGGCAGTGTGACCGGCATCACCACCGGCGCGTCCGGCGTGATCCGCCAGGCTCCGAACTTCACCGCCACCGCCACCACCGCCGGGACCGTGATCCCGGGTGACGGCGCCTATGTGAAGCCCCTCACCGGCCCGCGCGACCACTTCGGCACCGTTTACAACACCGCCGGCATGTCCGGTCTGGCCGACGCCGGATCGATCAACCACGCCGCGATGTACATCTCCTACAACACCGTCGGCACGGTGAACATCGACGTCAACGGCACCACGCTGAAGGCCACCTACGTGCAGTCCGGCGGCGCCACTCCCGACAACTTCACGATCATCAAGAAGGGTGCCGCGGACACCGATGGCGACGGCATTCCGGATGAATACGAGCTCGCCAACGGCCTCAACCGTTACTCGGACGACGCGTCCTCCACCAAGGATGCCGACGGGGTCTCGAACTTCCTCCAGTTCGCCTTCGGCCTGAACGCGAGTGTCACCGGCGACACCACCCCGATCGACGTGAACGTTGGCTCCCACTCCCTGACGAAGCGCGGCATGCCGGCCACGTGGTATCAGGCCACGAACAACGGCACCGACTTCCGCGTGCTCTTTGTCCGCCGCAAGACCTATCAGGACGAGGGCCTCGTCTATACTCCGCAGTTCAGCGGTGACCTCACCACCTGGACGGACAGCACGGCCACGCCGACGGTGGTGGCGGATGGCGGTGATGTGGAGGCGGTGAGCATCCGCTATCCGCTCTTCGTGGGAGGCAAGAAGGCCCGGTTCTTCCGGGTGAAGGTCAGCACCAGCCACTGA